A genomic region of Cryptococcus neoformans var. grubii H99 chromosome 13, complete sequence contains the following coding sequences:
- a CDS encoding transcription initiation factor TFIIH subunit 4, with protein sequence MVQPSFSGPKRDAAKQASPTFALDIFLDNQHQSYFEELYRSEAVCLCILRLLPSVCRQIILHALWSHHPLRTVDVKLLLQMDVHAPLEECDEVMRPAIDRKVLHPMHYKKQKMQWSMNDSFKKGLRNALTGLGTSNSFGVPFERHQATDLDLPSEDELVAYGEDTFESILKYMVSSGLGTEFSGSRPQPEVLQLLHASGLMTDPGDMTGRNPNINRLTITSKGFQFLLEKRQTQLWEILMYYLSAKEANSERSSEVLSMFFSLGCMQLGQDYSASKSFPHAQEALDDLAQYGFIYKSSPGSDQFWPTHLATSLCSGDASAIQSQSADDKRFLILETNYKIYAYTSNELEIAILNLFVDIRIRYPNLVVGKLDRQHVKAAMEKGISAGQIIAYLSSHAHPQMYNSPPPLLHPTIVDQLHLWDRERNRLQTEETVMYEFFSKELFDDTVNEAKANAALQHAATSQKLLFIEPHTKPAITEFVKQRQNVLRGGY encoded by the exons ATGGTACAACCATCCTTTTCAGGCCCCAAGAGGGATGCTGCCAAACAAGCATCACCGACATTTGCCCTTGACATCTTCCTCGATAACCAGCACCAGTCGTATTTCGAGGAGCTCTACAGGTCGGAGGCGGTTTGTCTATGTATTCTGAG ATTACTACCGTCAGTATGCCGTCAAATTATCCTCCATGCCCTGTGGTCCCACCATCCATTACGAACGGTCGATGTCAAGCTGCTTCTCCAGATGGATGTCCATGCTCCTTTAGAAGA ATGCGACGAGGTCATGAGACCAGCTATAGACAGGAAGGTCCTCCATCCAATGCATTATAAGAAACAGAAAATGCAGTGGTCCATGAATGATTCTTTCAAGAAGGGCCTGAGAAATGCCTTGACAGGATT AGGAACATCAAATTCGTTCGGTGTGCCCTTCGAAAGACATCAGGCAACTGACCTTGATCTTCCCTCCGAGGACGAGCTGGTGGCATATGGCGAGGATACTTTTGAGTCTATTCTCAAATACATGGTGTCTTCTGGTCTTGGCACAGAATTCTCTGGATCCAGGCCACAGCCTGAAGTACTCCAACTCTTACATGCTAGCGGCCTCATGACTGATCC TGGAGATATGACGGGGAGAAATCCCAATATAAATCGACTCACAATCACTTCCAAAGGCTTTCAATTTTTGCTCGAGAAGAGGCAGACTCAGTTATGGGAGATACTCATGTACTACTTGAGTGCCAAAGAA GCAAACTCTGAACGGTCATCTGAGGTCTTGTCAATGTTCTTTTCCCTCGGATGTATGCAATTAGGACAAGACTATTCCGCATCCAAATCTTTCCCTCATGCTCAAGAAGCTCTCGATGACCTCGCTCAATACGGTTTCATCTACAAATCATCGCCTGGCAGCGATCAATTTTGGCCTACCCACCTTGCCACCTCTTTGTGTTCCGGCGACGCTTCTGCTATCCAGTCTCAGAGTGCAGACGACAAGCGTTTTCTCATCTTGGAAACCAACTACAAAATTTACGCATATACTT CAAACGAGCTCGAGATCGCCATCCTTAACCTCTTTGTTGACATTCGTATTCGGTACCCCAACCTCGTTGTAGGAAAACTCGACCGTCAGCACGTTAAAGCCGCCATGGAAAAGGGTATCTCAGCGGGGCAGATCATCGCCTACTTGTCCAGTCATGCCCATCCACAAATGTACAACTCCCCCCCACCATTATTACATCCCACCATCGTCGATCAACTTCATTTATGGGATCGAGAGAGGAATAGGTTACAGACGGAAGAGA CCGTTATGTACGAATTCTTCAGCAAAGAGCTCTTCGACGATACTGTCAATGAAGCCAAAGCAAATGCAGCTCTACAGCATGCCGCCACGTCTCAAAAACTATTATTCATCGAGCCGCATACGAAGCCTGCGATCACAGAATTTGTCAAGCAAAGACAGAACGTCCTTAGAGGGGGCTATTAG